CTTCCGATATAGTGACCAAAATGATTTGGCCTTTGAAACGAACCTCGCGAAACACAGATTCGGTTCTGTCGGCGGTGGATACTTTGATTTCATAGTATCCTGGTTCGGGAAATCGAAGTTTGGCGATCCCTTCTTCGTTGGAAACCGCACTTGTTTTTCCTTTTTTAGAAATGACTACGGCATTTGATACTGGTTTTCCGGAATTGGATTTTACAATTTGAAAAACAATTTCGATATTACCATCTGCAAAGGCTGGCTGATACCCACCTAACAATACGAGAAATATATATAAATGGAAACGCGGATTTTTCATTTAGGAGAGGGGATCAAACTTTCGGCAATTCGATATAATTCGTCCAATGACTTTTTGTCATCAAGCAAACGATACCCTTGTAAAACCCCTTCATAGACAAAGAATAGATGTTTGGCGAGTAAACGACAATCTACTTTAGAATTTAAATAGCCATTTTCTTTCGATCCTTCCAGATACTCAGCTAACAATTCGATTGTCCTATGTGCGATTTCCTCAATTTCTTTCTGAATTTCCACCTCATCCGGTGCAATTTGTGCCCGAAAGTTTGCCATCCCACATCCGAAAAGTTGTGATAACCGAGCCTCCCGAGAAAGAATCCGAACCCAGGCCTTCACAAATTCCAATGGTTTTGGATTTCGTTTCATAAGTGATTTCAGAAGGGTTAGATTTTCATTCGAATACATCCGAATCACTTCTTTTCCTAACATTTCCTTAGAAGCAAAATGTTGGTAGAGGCTCGCTTTGACTGTTTTTGCTTCCTCTACAATTTGATTGAGTCCGGTCCCCGAATACCCTTGTTTTAAAAAGAGCTGGCGACTGACTTGGAGGAGGCGTACGCGTGTGGGTTCTTTTTTCATATCCCTTACAAATTCCGAAAAAAGCAGAAACTATGCAAACAATATACCAACCGGTATGTATGAAATGTTCTTGCAAATACATACCGACTGGTATGTATGTTTAGAATTAGGGAGAATCCAAATGAACACAGAACTCATTTCGTTCCATACTACCGCGGCCTCTGTATCGGAAGCCTTGGAAACTAGACATAGCATTAGAGAATACCTTTCGAAACCAATCCCGGAAGATGTTTTACAAAGGATATTTAGCAGAGCATTACGTACCCCTAGTTGGAAAAATTCCCAACCCTGGAAAGTACATATTGTGAATGGAACGAAACGAGAGGAATTGTCCAAAGAATTGGTCGAAACAGCACGCAAGGCCCCACCGAGACCAGATACAAGTTGGCCGGAATCTTATCCCAGTGATGCCAAAAGACGAATGTTTGATTTGGGAATGAAAATCTATGAAGCAGCAGGAATTGAAAGAAAGGATAAAGACGCTCGGAATGAATTTATGTTGCGTAACTTTACATTCTTTGGCGCACCCACTGCTGTTTTTATTACAAGCAAATTTGAACTTAACTATTATGTAGGAATCGACATGGGTTGTTTTCTCCAATCAGTACTCTTACTTGCAAGAGAAGAAGGATTAGGAACTTGTGCCCAAGCAGCACTTGGATCTTTTCCTGATGTGGTGAGAAGTTCACTCTCGTTACCACAAGAAGAAAAGGTGATTTTGGGATTGAGCATTGGATATCCAAAACCGGATTCGGAACTGAACCGTTACCACACTCCGAGGGAATCAGCCAAAGATTTAATTCATTTCTACTAAAAAATCATTTCTGATTCGGAGAGTTTGGTATATGATAATCCGACTCTAAAAAATACGAGCAGCAGGGGCAATATGGATTCAAAAACTTTTTGGAATGAACGTTATGCGAGTGAAGACTATGTTTATGGGAAGGATCCGAACGATTTTTTACGCACTCGTCTGCCAAATTTAAAAAAAGGAAGGATCCTTTTTCCTTGTGAGGGAGAAGGAAGGAATGCCGTATTTGCTGCGGGTCTAGGTTGGGATGTATTTGCCTTTGACCAATCGGAGGAAGGAAAACAAAAAGCTACCGCACTCGCTAAAGAAAAAAATGTAACCTTTCATTATGAGATTTCTGATGCTCTGACTTATCCTTACGCTCCTGAACAAATGGATATGGTGGCTTTGATTTATTGCCACTTTCATAAATCGATTCGAACTACCGTACATAGGAATTGTGTTAGGACTTTGAAACCTGGTGGAATTTTGTTATTAGAAGCTTTTTCACCTGACCAGTTACAATTTACCTCTGGTGGTCCCAAAGATCTGGACATGTTATACAATCTAAAGGATTTACGTATGGACTTTTCAGAAATGAACATTGAATACGAAGAAGCTTTGGAGATTGAACTAAACGAAAGTCCGTTCCATAGAGGAAAGGCCGCCATCGTCCGACTAGTTTTACGAAAAATCTAAGTTAGTTTTTTCTTTCAACTTCTGAAATCCATGATTCTCTTTCTTCGGAAGAAGAGGGAGAAATAGTTTCATGAAGGTATTCATTTCGTTTTTATTGGTAGCAGTATTCTTTTTACAATGTTCCGGCCAACAAGTAAAGTATGCAGAATTGAAACAGTCTTATCCAAAAGTAAATTGGGAAGTCCGTAGAACCGAAGCAGTCAAACTCCTTTCTGATCTATTAAAAATCCCTTCTGTTCGTGGAAATGAAATTCAGGTGGCAAAGTACATCCAAGCAGTTCTGACAAAAGAAGGAATCCCTTCTCGTTTTGTCTTTGATCCCAAATTTCCCGCAAGACCTAATTTAATCGCCGAATTACCAGCAACCATTCCCAATCCAGAGCCAGGAATCATCCTCGCAAACCACTTGGACACAGTAGAGTTCGATACCAAAGAATGGAAAGTAGCACCACTTTCAGGATCTGTCAGTGAAGGCCGTGTGTGGGGACGTGGTGCGATTGACATGAAGGGAATGGCTGTGATGGAATTACTCGCCTTTCTTGAGATCAAACGTTCTGGAATTCCTAGAACAAGAAAAATTATGTATTTGGCCCTTGCAGATGAAGAATCAGGATCTGTGTTAGGTGGAAAATACATGACTTCAAAACAAAAACATGTTTTTGACGGTTACGAGTATGCCATCAATGAAGGTGGCGTCGCGACAAGAGACATCGTAATTCCTGGTGCCACTATCTTTAACATTCAATATGCGGAGAAAGGAAATATCTGGTTACGTGCAAAAATCACGGGAACGAGTGGTCATGGTTCTTCGCCCCCTAATCAATACCCTGCTCTTTCCTTGATCCAGTTTTTTAACGAAGTACGGGAATTAGAATCTGATATTCGCATAACAGCTGAAACAGATGCATTCTTTTATCAACTAGGAACCATCAGCTCATTCCCAAAATCATTTTTTTTGAAAAACGCAAGAAATCCTTTGATTAAACCTTTGCTACATTCAACGATTCGAAGTAATCGCCACCTAACAGCAATGACAACCAATACCAAATCCATAACTGGGTTTCGTACCACAGAAGGTGAAGGTGGAGAAAATGTAATCGCAGGAGAAGCTTCTGGCAGATTGGACATCCGAACGTTACCTGGTGTGGATATAATAGAATTCTCTAATAAGGTAAAAACAATTGCAGAAAAGTACAAAGCAGAGATCACTTTTACAGATATCAATCCGACAGACGTGTCTCCCATCAATACAAAGTTTTTTAGTACTTTGGCTGCCGTATCGGTGAATAAATTTCCCAACAGTACAGTGACGCCATTTCTTTCTCCAGGAAAAACGGATAATTCTTACCTACGGCGTGTAGGGATTAAAGCTTACGGACTTATTCCCGCAGTTCTCAAAACGGAAGATATTGATGGGATGCATGGAAAGAATGAAAATATGACAATTGATAATTTGGAACTGGGTACAAAGATTCTTTTTGAGACCTTAGTAGAGATGAATCAGTAGAGGGAAAAGGTTTCGTAGAAACTTGTAGTTTTCTTAATTTTTCATTGAGTTTTTACTTTGGCTAGTTTTACCCATTCGGATAAAGCAAGCTCGACTAGCACGGAGTAAGCGAGGCCTTGTGTCGAAGTGAGTAAGACGTTGTTATGCGACGTGAGGTAAGTCAGTTTAATATTACTGTTCTTTTAGTTTTCCAGTAACATATTGATGCAAAATACTTGAAACTAGAGTTTGATATGGAATTCCTATTTCAAGAGCCTTTGTTTTTAATAATTGAATATCTTTTCCCGCAATTCGAATATTCATTCTTTTGTCTTTGGCTAAAGTATTTTTTGCTGCAATTTTAAACTTATTTAAATAGCTTTTTTTATTTGAAACAGACTTCCATTCGTTTTTTTCAAAAGATAATTCTAATTCTTTTTCTTCATCCGTAAGTTTAAGTTTCATGTATGTTCACCTCTGGAAAATATATTTTAGTGTGTTTTCGTGAAGGATATGCAGTTTTTAAAAAGAATGAATTTTCGTTTTCAATTGCAGGGACAATCCAGACATAATTATCAATATTAATTACTATAATTATTTGGTTCGGATACTTTTTACTATTTGGATGTTCTAAGATATCTAGTATAGCTCCTGCTTCAATTTCGATGACTATTCTTTCGAAGGAAATATTTCGCTGAGTACTGAGTAGTTTGTTTTTCTCATTATCCCAATCAAAAATCACATATATAATTATAGACTCGTGTGTGCCTTTTGTCAATACGTTATTTTTTAGTAAATAATCAAATTTTTACCACATGTCGCATAACAATTTACAAACGCACGATTCACTTCATTCGTTAGTTGGCCTTTTTATTTTAGCGAACCTAGATATTTGAGAATTCCCTCTTCTCCCCGTTCTTCGGCAAGTTCCGCCACGCTGATCCCACCCACTGTTTTGACTTTGGTTTCTGCACCGGCCGCCACTAACATTTTGACCAAGTCCAAATTCCCACGATATACAGCACGGTAGAGGGCTGTTTCCCCTGTCGTATTGCGAAGATTGACATTCGCACCTTTTTGGATTAAAAATTTTGCGATCGCCAGTTCTTCTTCGTCCACAGCTTTGATTAGGCAGGAATTTCCTAAGGAATCCTTGGCATTAATGGAAACCCCTTCTGCTAAAAGCTCTTTAACTAGTTCTAAGTTTCCTTTTTCAAGGGCCTGGAAGAGGCGTAGTTCCCGACTCATAGGAGCTTTCACTACAGTTTCATCTTCGATACAAGAGAAACTGAATCCAACCAGTAACAAAAAAATGACGAAGGAAGGGGTTTGGATTAAAAATCGGCTGGATAGAAATTGTAACATCGGTTTTAGTCTAATGGTTTAACTATGAAACGTCGATCCATTTTTCCAACCAGTTTCCAGTTCCTTACCATTTTGGGTATGAGTCTATTTTCTATATCTTGCCTCTCCATCATTAGCCCAGGGGAAGTTGGACTCATGTGGCGGCCCTATAGCACTGGTCTTAGCCAGAAACCCTTGGAGTCCCGGGTCCAAACCTATATGCCTTGGAACAGTGTTTACGTCTACTCAATCCAATGGATGAGCCACCAAGAGAAAGTGGAGGTACTGACGAGGGATGATTTAACAATTACGGTCAGTGCGGCGATCATCATCCGACCGATCCAAAACGAAATTTATGAATTAGAAATGGAGATTGGCAGGGACTATTATGAAAAGGTAGTTAAACCTCAATTTCGAACTGCCATTAGAAATATTCTCTCTGCTTACAACATGGTATCTATCTCTAAAGAGACACCAAATGTTTCGGCTCAAATTAAAAAGTCTCTCGCAGAAAAGTTAAAAGACAAACATGTCGAAATAGATGATGTGATTATAGATGATGTTGAATATAGTCCTTCGATTTTGAAAGCAATTGAAAGTAAACTCACCAAACAACAAGAACAGGAACAAATGAAGTTCGAAATTAACATTGCCAAACGCGATGCGGAAATCCAGCAAATCTCAGCTGAGGGTAGATCCAAAGCCGTACTCATTGAAGCCGAAGCGCAAGCAAAAGCTCAAAGGATGATTTCAGAATCTTTGACACCTAAGTACATTCAATTGAAGGCAATGGAGAACCCCAATAACAAATTGATCTTTGTACCGAATGGAAAGGATGGTTTGCCAATCATAGTGAATGCAGATGGGAAATAGGTGAAGTTGGTTTACGACTTTAGTTTAGTAGCTGGTGAGATGGCATTGTTTAAGATTTATATTTGAAAGTGAGTGAGAACAGCTAACCCCGCAAAGGCGGGGTTAAGACAAATGATGATGCATTCTTTAATCAAAAAAACTTATAAGTTGCCATTACAGAGAATGTTACACCCATTCGATAAGAATAAAACAACTCATCCTCACCAGTAACCTGATTTGTCTGATAAACTCTAAATCTGGTATCCATTATATTTTTTGCAGCTGCTTTGAAATCCAAACGATCATCATGTTTAAAAGTGTAAACAATATCGGTTACACCAACTCCCTTTTCAATTGCATCGGGTGTTCCATTTGCACCAACGGCATAAATCCTATCACCAAAAAAGTTATAGTATAATCCAATAATCTGGGTTCTTGTTTTTGTGATAAAATAATCAAACTTTAGGTTATATACATACTCTGACTGACCTTGTAGAGGACGGGAGATGTTTGTTGGATCATATGCTGCCGATCGATTTAATGAATCAACCAATCCCGATTTAATAAGAACTAAATCTTCCCAAGGTAAGACTTGAACGTGAGATTTAATAAAAAACAAATTTGATTCAAAACGGAAACGATCAAGAAACTCTTTTCTAAAATCGATTTCAACTCCTCGAATTTGCGCATTTTTAGCATTTGTATAAGTAAAGTTAGCTGAAATACTACCAGCAACTGGTTGACCGATCATTTCTATTGGATTGGACATTTCTTTGAAAAATCCGCCAATACCAACAAAATCTGTATTATTAATATAATATTCATAACGAATATCATAGTTATGTATATAAGTTCTTCTGAGGTTAGGATTTCCGAAAATTCGATCCGCTCCAAAATATGGAGTAAATCCAAATGGTGATAACTCTCTTAGATCTGGCCGTGTCACCGTTTGGGTATAACCGAGTCTTAGATTCATATCCTTATGGAAATCCCAAACAAAATTCATTGAAGGTAATGTATCTCTTTTTCTAAGTTCTCCGATACCATTATTTGTTTGATTACATACATTTGATCTAACTAATGCAACCCGAACATCTTCATTATCTACCGTACAACCATAATCAACATTCGCTAAAGAACTGCTGTCCCGAGTACGGAAAGTTCTTACTTTTTGATAAGAATCTTCCATTCTAACCCCACCAACAAATCGAAATTTATTGATAATAGGCATATCGAATTGTGTAAATGTTGCTTGTAACTTTTGCATTGCATCAAAAGCATTTGGTTCAATTTGACGTTCTGCGAAAGTTTTATTTGCTAATGGATTTGAGGTAGAAGAAATATAATCAGTCGGGACGAAAGTAATTTCACCGGGTACGGGCCAATAATCATTTGGTGATCGGATACCGACGTTACTTTTACTACCATATTCTTTAAAAGTAAAATCTTTAAATCGTTCAAGTGCCATTCCGCCAAATTTAAAATCTGATTTTAAACCGTTCCACTGTTCAAACGGAATGGTATATTTTAAATTCGCCTGCCTAACGATATCTCTAGATTCAGAATAAAAACGAGAGCCGTCCGGATTATTTAGCAACCGAAAATATCCATCTGTAACTGCAGAATTTTGTTGCCTTCGCCAAACTTGCTGAGTTAAATTCGGTTCATCACGATTTGCTTGAGCATATGCAAGATTCCATTCTAACTTATGTGGTCTAGCCATTGAACCAAATTGCAGAGCATGATCACCACCCAATACAGTGTTAAATAATGCTCTAGAGGTGAAAGTGTTTGTATTTGAAAGAAATTCAAAGTTATCAATATTATTTACACCCCTTGCTTCACGAACATTAGTGTCAGAAACTATCGTATAAAGAGTCTTTAAATATATCTGCTGGCCTTTCATGAATTCATATGCTAGGTTTAAGTTAGTTCCAAAGTTTGTTTCTTTATTATAAATTTTCGTATCTTGTTGTTGGATAGGATTAATGAAAGTTGTATCTTCTGTTCTCACACCTCCAAGGAAACTAGGCACATATCTTGTAGATTTTTCTTCGCGGTAGCGGTATTCTTCACTCTTAGTAATGCCAAAGAAAATTCCTAACCTTTGCCCAGAATCAGTTGTTTGAATCGTATTACCGACAACAAAATTAAAATTCTTATCATAGGAACCTTTTTTTTCGTCTGGAGTCCATTGTTGATTATAAGAAGCGGCTGTAATATTTACCAAATTTGGTGGTAAACCGCCAAACCTATTTCCTGGTTCAAAAACAAATTCATTAGGAAGTTTATTTACTAAATCTGGCCTTTGAGTTGATGAATTGGGTCGACCAAAGAAGTCAGCTGCATCAAATGTTTTAAATTGATACCCGGTCGTATTCATATTCCGACCGACACCGAGACCTAATGACATCGTAAGTTTATCAGGATATTCTTGGGTTTCAATCTTAACTAATCCACCAGAGAATTCTGCCGGATCTTCGGGTGCAAATGTCTTCATTACCCGAATATTTTTTATCATGCTTGCAGGAAACAAATCAAGTGGAACCACACGTTTATCAGGTTCAGTTGAAGGAATCAAAACTTCATTCAACAATGTATTGGAATATCTTTCTCCAAGTCCTCGAACAAATACATATTTTCCGCCAATAAGCGTAATACCGGTAACACGTTTTACAACATCTCCAGCGCTTGCGTCGGGACTTTTTTTAATAGCCTCTTGAGAAATACCATCTGAAACAGTACCGGTTTTCCTCTGTAAAGCTAATAGCGCAGATTCAGTGTTGTTTTGTGCTCGATCCTTTACTTCTATTGTCTCAAGAACTTGCGCACCAAAAGTGACGTTAACATTTTGTGTTTTGCCAGAAACCACTGTAATGGTTCTTTTTTGTGGACCATATCCATACATTTGGTATTCTACATCATAAGTGCCGGGAGGTAAATCCAAATAGTATTTACCGTCAAAATCGGTTTTAGCGAATTTCTTTTCGGACCTGACTACTATTGTAGCTCCAAATACAGCTTCTCCATTCTCTGAATCAATTATCGTTCCCTTAACTGTGCCAGTTGTCTGAGCCATTAGTGAGCTAGAAATAAAAAATGTAAGAATAATTAAAGTTTGCGCTAGTTTCTTCATAAAAGTATGCCTGTTGTCAGATTTCCTATCTACTAGAAGCAGTAAATTATATCGAAACGAAACGCGTTACATTCAGTTTAAATTTATGTTACAAATTTGTAATAATCAAGGAGCAACGACAGCTACTTTGAATTTGCCATTTTGTTCTATTACAGATTTGATTTGAGTAATCTCTATAGGAGATCCCTTTTTAATTATTTCAATTCTACCAACTTTATAGATCGTTAAGTTTCCATAGGGTCGCGAACTTTTCCAAATGATTTTCATGGATTTTAAGTCGGAAAGTTGCAATCTATGTTCTCGCAATCGCTTGATTCCCAATTCCTCTAAACGGTTAAAAGTAAACTTATAATCCTCTAATGGAGTTACATCTAAGGCTGTATTCTCTCCGTAAATATTTGGAAAAAAAATTAAATCCTTTTCCTTGTCATTAAGTATTGATTTGAAATTTATTATTTCTAACCTAGCGCCAACTAATTCATTCATAAAACTGATAATCGCTTCTTCTTTGGTTTTATAACCGAAGATATGATGATTTTCAGATTTCCTTTTAGTTAAAACTTCTTTTGATTGCCTCAATTTTTGTTGAATTTCAGCGGAGGATTCAGGTTTAGTAGATATTTTATCTTTGCAATTGACTAACGATAAAGAAAGAATTAACAGAAAAAAATAGATTAATTTCATAAAAAAAGCTCCAGTATTACTACTGGAGCTTTAATAAGATGATCAATTCAAGCAAAAATTATCTTGCTCTGTAAACTGTCCAACCATCCCACCATTTTCCTTGGGAAACAGGACCACCACCTAATGTTGCATAGGCTGCAGAAGATGTAAAGTCTGGTTTTGTCCCACCGATACCACATTCAGAAATATTTCCCGCATCAACAATCGGACTTGCCGTAAGTTCAGCTGAAGCAGTAAGTGCGACGCATTGGCCGCCAAGTGTTACGTTTTTTCCCGTTTGAACTTTAAAATTTGCATTAGATCCAATTGGGTTTGTATTTCCAGCAGTCCCTGCGTTGTTAATACAATTAATATTCGTTGCAAGATAGCCAAAAACTAAACCGTTGGAAAAAGTTCCTCGCATGCCTTCTCTGAATCGCATACCTTCACCGGCAGTGATCGATTGACCAAGAGTAGTAAAATTGGAAACGGTTGGATTTGTTAAACCTGTTCCACCAGAACCGTTTGTATCACTTCCGTCCATCTCAAATCCATGTGGATCTGTAGATACTGTTCCACCACAAGAGTTAGGATATTTTACGCCAATTAGATACGAGAGCGTTCCACCGAATCCCTCATCCATATCAAAATCGTCATCCATGCCACCGGTGACTAACAAATATTGTCCACCAACATTTCCACCCCACCATTCGAAACCGTCATCCAATCCTCGATGGATTTGAATGTGATCATAAGAGCTTGTTGAAGATTTGACTGCATAACTTGATATACCATTTAGTTCGTTACCAGGTGCTACTTCATTTCCGACGAATTCTACAACCACATATGATAAATTAGCTACGCCATCTTGTGTTCCGGGATACGTTTTGGGAGTCGTGCCTTCTGTTGTTGAAGTTCTTGTAGAAGTACCATTCCCAACGATCACTATTCCACCCCAATCCCCAGGTGCTCTCGCACCAACAGAAGATGCAGAAGTAAAACAAATTGGCAGCGCCGCAGTTCCCCTGGCAGTTAATGTTCCATTTTCGTATACGAAAAGCGACGAACCGCGTTCCGCAAAAATCACTGATTTAGGCAGAACTGTCAACGATCCACCACCTGTAATGTTTACAGTTCCACGAAGCAAAGCAGATCCACTTACAGTTACTGCACCGTTGATCGTTCCTTCCAACACTTGCGTTGGGGTTGGAACACCAATACCATCACATAAATCAGAACCTGCAACTGAGGCTGAACTTGCAAGCGCAAGTAGGCCAAGTAAAGTAGAAGAATCACCATCCTTCTTGCCGGGACAATTCACCGTAGTGAGTCCCATCATCGCGATGATAGCCAACACCAGGCCTCTATTAATAAATTTTTTCATTTTAAATCCTCTTTCGAATTATTCGAATTTGTTTGGCTAGCGGGTCTTCCCGGAAGGGATTCGTAAAAAATTTCCCTCTAGCTATTGATAATTATGTTCTTTATTTGTTACAAGGAAATGACAAGCTGGTGAAGGTTGTATGAAGGTTTGGTTAAAGGAGTATTAACGATGGACTCGTTGCAAAATTTTCACCAGGTTACTTTTGATTCTACGGATCTGGTCAGAGGTTAGTTGGAGATCCCCCTTTTCAGCTTTTTCGATGACAAGTTCCGCTTTGGTAACAAAGGTCATGGCTTCCTCATCGATTGTTTCTTTCCTTTTTTGTTTTTCTCGGTAGGCATCTAAGGCCTTTTGTACATCCAAAAGTTCCTTAGAAATCCCACCGATTGCAATGTTGAGTTCAACTATATTTTCATCCATGGAAGATTGATTAAAGATATGATAAATTATTTATCTTCGTTATCTCCATTTTTATTGGTAAAGGACATCGATAAATTTCTTTTTTGCGTCCAGATGTTCTTTAAATGTCGCAGAAAAATAATGAGAACCGTCAGGTTTTAAAAGAAAAAATAACTTATCTGATTTCATTGGTTTAAAAGATGCTTCTAATGCTGGTAAGCCGGGATTAGAAATAGGTCCTGGCGGCCATCCGCCATTGATATATGTATTGTATGGCGATACAATTTTTAGATCCGATTCAAAGAGTCTTTTTTTCGGTTTATCAAATAAATATTGGATGGTGGCACATGATTCCAAATTAATATTTTTTTCAATGCGAGTGAGAAAAACACCGGCCATCATGGGTCTTTCTTCTTTTCTGACAGCTTCCCTTTCCACAATCGACGCAAGAACCACACGAAAATGAAGGTCTGCTGGTTTGATATCCTTGGCTTCTGGAATGGATTCTAATTTTTTATAGAATCGTTTGATCATCATCTCTGTGATTCTTTCCAAAGGATAATTCAAAGGTACCGAATAGGTTTCTGGAAATAAATAACCTTCTAATGTTTTTGCTGGTATATTGTATTTTGTAAGTAACGCGGGGCTTTGGGCCACTTTTAAAAAATCTTCTCGGGAAATTGCAAGTTTTTTTGAAACCAATAAATCTCCAATCTGACGATTGTTATATCCTTCAGGAACGGTAAAGTTTACAAGTTTTACTTTTCCAGAGATGATGACGTCTAAAATTTTACGTGAACTCATACCATCATTTATATCATAAACACCTTGTTTGATTTTATTTCCGGCTCTTGAGAACTTCATTAGATAGTTGAAATACACTGAGGATTTAATCATTCCGGCAGCAGCTAACTCGCGCACTACACTTGAAGATGGTTCCCCTGAATCGATAATGAGTTCGTATTTATTTTGACCATCGCCAACGGCTCCCCCTTTGATTTCGTCGACAACGAAAAAACCAATTAAGACCAAAACCAGCAGTAAGGAAACACCAAGTCCTGATAGAATCAGGTATTTTTTAAGTTTCAAGTTCATTCCATCCCCATTCTCTTTGTTATATCGACAATTACCAAATCTTTTTTAGGGTCTAACGACCGGTTCCATTTCTAAATGAATGGAAAATTTTTCAAATACAGTCCTTCTAACCGATTCCGCCATTTCCAAAAGTGCGGATGTTGTTCCGGTTATATTAATTAGACCTAAACAATGGTTTTCTGAGATGCCGACTCCCCCTGGATATTTGGTGCCTTTTTGAATTCCAGAGTTTTCAATCAGCCAAGCTGCCGAGAGTTTTTTGTACCCAGGTGATTCTGGATACATGGGAGGATTTTCAAAACCAAGTTTTTTGGCGATTTTTAGGAAATCGTTGGCTTGGGTTTCCGTTAAAATGGGATTGGTAAAAAAAGATCCCGCAGAACGAGTGTTTGAATCATTTTCATCCAACACCATTGATTTTTTCTTTCTCAATTGGATAACAATATCCCTAACAGCTTCCATATGAAAAATTCGTAGCTCAGAATCAGATATCTCTTTTGAATATTTTTTTAAATTATAATTTTCCCAAGCATTTTTTACTTCAGGGTAACGCAAACAAGGAGATGCCAATTTAGATAATTGGAATATAACCGATACGATAATGTAATCTTTATAAATTCCAGATTTAAATTCACTATTTCGATAACGAAACTTACATTCTTCGTTTGAAATTGTTATGATTTCACCAGAAGCATTCATACATTCCACTTTTAAAATGGATTCATTTACTTCTTGGCCGTATGCTCCAATATTTTGAATCGGGGATGCACCTACAGAACCAGGAATTCCGGAAAGACATTCAATTCC
The sequence above is drawn from the Leptospira sp. WS4.C2 genome and encodes:
- a CDS encoding M20/M25/M40 family metallo-hydrolase; protein product: MKVFISFLLVAVFFLQCSGQQVKYAELKQSYPKVNWEVRRTEAVKLLSDLLKIPSVRGNEIQVAKYIQAVLTKEGIPSRFVFDPKFPARPNLIAELPATIPNPEPGIILANHLDTVEFDTKEWKVAPLSGSVSEGRVWGRGAIDMKGMAVMELLAFLEIKRSGIPRTRKIMYLALADEESGSVLGGKYMTSKQKHVFDGYEYAINEGGVATRDIVIPGATIFNIQYAEKGNIWLRAKITGTSGHGSSPPNQYPALSLIQFFNEVRELESDIRITAETDAFFYQLGTISSFPKSFFLKNARNPLIKPLLHSTIRSNRHLTAMTTNTKSITGFRTTEGEGGENVIAGEASGRLDIRTLPGVDIIEFSNKVKTIAEKYKAEITFTDINPTDVSPINTKFFSTLAAVSVNKFPNSTVTPFLSPGKTDNSYLRRVGIKAYGLIPAVLKTEDIDGMHGKNENMTIDNLELGTKILFETLVEMNQ
- a CDS encoding TetR/AcrR family transcriptional regulator, with product MKKEPTRVRLLQVSRQLFLKQGYSGTGLNQIVEEAKTVKASLYQHFASKEMLGKEVIRMYSNENLTLLKSLMKRNPKPLEFVKAWVRILSREARLSQLFGCGMANFRAQIAPDEVEIQKEIEEIAHRTIELLAEYLEGSKENGYLNSKVDCRLLAKHLFFVYEGVLQGYRLLDDKKSLDELYRIAESLIPSPK
- a CDS encoding nitroreductase, which produces MNTELISFHTTAASVSEALETRHSIREYLSKPIPEDVLQRIFSRALRTPSWKNSQPWKVHIVNGTKREELSKELVETARKAPPRPDTSWPESYPSDAKRRMFDLGMKIYEAAGIERKDKDARNEFMLRNFTFFGAPTAVFITSKFELNYYVGIDMGCFLQSVLLLAREEGLGTCAQAALGSFPDVVRSSLSLPQEEKVILGLSIGYPKPDSELNRYHTPRESAKDLIHFY
- a CDS encoding ankyrin repeat domain-containing protein, with product MLQFLSSRFLIQTPSFVIFLLLVGFSFSCIEDETVVKAPMSRELRLFQALEKGNLELVKELLAEGVSINAKDSLGNSCLIKAVDEEELAIAKFLIQKGANVNLRNTTGETALYRAVYRGNLDLVKMLVAAGAETKVKTVGGISVAELAEERGEEGILKYLGSLK
- a CDS encoding class I SAM-dependent methyltransferase is translated as MDSKTFWNERYASEDYVYGKDPNDFLRTRLPNLKKGRILFPCEGEGRNAVFAAGLGWDVFAFDQSEEGKQKATALAKEKNVTFHYEISDALTYPYAPEQMDMVALIYCHFHKSIRTTVHRNCVRTLKPGGILLLEAFSPDQLQFTSGGPKDLDMLYNLKDLRMDFSEMNIEYEEALEIELNESPFHRGKAAIVRLVLRKI
- a CDS encoding prohibitin family protein, which codes for MKRRSIFPTSFQFLTILGMSLFSISCLSIISPGEVGLMWRPYSTGLSQKPLESRVQTYMPWNSVYVYSIQWMSHQEKVEVLTRDDLTITVSAAIIIRPIQNEIYELEMEIGRDYYEKVVKPQFRTAIRNILSAYNMVSISKETPNVSAQIKKSLAEKLKDKHVEIDDVIIDDVEYSPSILKAIESKLTKQQEQEQMKFEINIAKRDAEIQQISAEGRSKAVLIEAEAQAKAQRMISESLTPKYIQLKAMENPNNKLIFVPNGKDGLPIIVNADGK
- a CDS encoding toxin translates to MIFDWDNEKNKLLSTQRNISFERIVIEIEAGAILDILEHPNSKKYPNQIIIVINIDNYVWIVPAIENENSFFLKTAYPSRKHTKIYFPEVNIHET
- a CDS encoding antitoxin, with the translated sequence MKLKLTDEEKELELSFEKNEWKSVSNKKSYLNKFKIAAKNTLAKDKRMNIRIAGKDIQLLKTKALEIGIPYQTLVSSILHQYVTGKLKEQ